One window of Thioclava sp. GXIMD4216 genomic DNA carries:
- the hisI gene encoding phosphoribosyl-AMP cyclohydrolase, translating into MTQPDFHTRRSVAQVEEGTQLAPKFDRDGLLPCITTDAQSGELLMLGWMDADALRRTLCTGEAHYFSRARGCLWHKGASSGLVQQVVEARIDDDQDALWLRVRVAGSGASCHVGYRSCFYRAVPLRAEAGAPLVFTESRKTFEPQEVYGDAPTPTRL; encoded by the coding sequence ATGACACAACCGGATTTCCACACACGCCGCTCCGTGGCGCAGGTCGAGGAGGGCACGCAACTGGCCCCGAAATTCGACCGCGACGGGCTTCTGCCCTGTATCACGACCGATGCGCAAAGCGGCGAGCTGCTGATGCTGGGCTGGATGGATGCCGATGCGCTGCGCCGCACGCTCTGCACGGGCGAGGCCCATTATTTCAGCCGCGCGCGGGGCTGTCTGTGGCACAAAGGCGCCAGCTCCGGCCTTGTGCAGCAGGTGGTCGAGGCGCGGATCGACGACGATCAGGATGCGCTCTGGCTGCGGGTCAGGGTCGCGGGGTCGGGGGCGTCGTGCCATGTGGGCTACCGCTCGTGCTTCTATCGCGCGGTGCCGCTGCGGGCCGAGGCCGGTGCGCCGCTGGTCTTTACCGAATCCCGCAAGACCTTCGAGCCGCAGGAGGTTTATGGCGATGCCCCGACCCCCACACGGTTGTGA